A single window of Syntrophales bacterium DNA harbors:
- a CDS encoding nodulation protein NfeD, with protein MTSDTPRSLFLYMMVVLLAAWVFCTPLGASDRGGSAVFDVITIDGAITPAVASYVVKSLEESQVSGSAGLIIALDTPGGLDTSMRDIVKSILNAPLPVIVYVSPSGARAASAGVMITMAAHVAAMAPGTNIGAAHPVAIGVGGKMDETMEKKVVSDAVAYTVGIAERRGRNAEWAEAAVRESVSITAEEAREKNVIDVVALNMEDLLRQIDGRDVELPPGMTTLATKGVVLNYKGMGLRDRILTTIANPNIAYLLLLIGLAGLYFEFSNPGAILPGVVGAISLLLAFFAMQTLPVNYAGILLIVLAVILFVAEIMVASYGMLSVAGVISLVFGSLLLFDSADPALRVSFKVMIPAIIVVSAFFITVIGMAVRAHRRKPATGMEGMMGATGRAETPVHRAGTVFVKSEHWNAVSVRRIEAGTPVRVIGMKGLVLEVEPLEQND; from the coding sequence ATGACATCTGACACACCACGTTCGCTGTTCCTGTACATGATGGTCGTCCTGCTGGCGGCATGGGTGTTCTGTACGCCTCTCGGGGCATCCGACAGGGGAGGCTCCGCCGTTTTTGACGTGATCACCATCGATGGCGCCATCACTCCCGCGGTGGCGAGCTATGTCGTCAAGAGTCTCGAGGAGTCGCAGGTATCCGGCTCGGCGGGTCTCATCATTGCCCTGGACACGCCGGGAGGACTTGATACGTCCATGCGCGACATCGTTAAATCCATTCTCAACGCTCCCCTGCCGGTGATCGTGTATGTTTCCCCATCGGGGGCCCGGGCGGCCTCGGCGGGTGTCATGATTACCATGGCCGCCCATGTGGCGGCTATGGCTCCGGGAACAAATATCGGTGCGGCCCATCCCGTTGCCATCGGCGTGGGCGGCAAGATGGACGAAACCATGGAGAAAAAGGTTGTCAGCGATGCCGTGGCCTATACCGTGGGCATAGCTGAACGACGAGGTCGAAACGCCGAATGGGCCGAGGCAGCCGTTCGTGAAAGCGTTTCTATCACGGCTGAAGAAGCCAGGGAAAAAAACGTTATCGATGTGGTGGCCCTGAATATGGAGGATCTCCTCCGGCAGATCGACGGCAGGGACGTCGAGTTGCCGCCGGGTATGACGACCCTGGCGACGAAGGGAGTTGTTCTCAACTACAAAGGCATGGGGTTGAGAGACAGGATATTGACAACTATCGCCAATCCGAATATAGCATACCTTCTGCTTCTCATAGGGTTGGCGGGGCTCTACTTTGAATTTTCAAATCCCGGCGCTATTCTGCCCGGTGTGGTGGGGGCCATATCACTGCTCCTCGCCTTTTTTGCCATGCAGACATTGCCCGTAAACTATGCCGGGATTCTTCTTATCGTACTGGCGGTAATACTCTTCGTGGCGGAAATCATGGTGGCGAGTTACGGCATGCTTTCAGTGGCAGGCGTCATTTCACTGGTCTTCGGGTCGCTCCTCCTGTTTGATTCCGCCGATCCCGCGCTCAGAGTTTCTTTCAAGGTAATGATTCCCGCGATCATCGTGGTGAGCGCCTTTTTCATAACCGTCATCGGTATGGCCGTCAGGGCCCACAGAAGAAAGCCGGCCACGGGGATGGAAGGGATGATGGGCGCGACGGGCCGGGCCGAGACACCTGTCCATCGGGCGGGCACGGTCTTCGTCAAAAGCGAACACTGGAACGCCGTGAGTGTCCGGAGAATCGAAGCGGGGACCCCTGTCCGGGTAATCGGCATGAAAGGGCTTGTGCTCGAGGTGGAGCCGCTGGAACAGAACGACTGA
- a CDS encoding slipin family protein: protein MVYTLAPILVLVVLFLASAIRILNEYERGVIFRLGRVIATKGPGLIILIPIVDRLVKVDMRTITMDVPPQDVITRDNVSVSVNAVIYFRVITANDAVIEVENYLYATSQLAQTTLRSVCGEVELDELLSEREKINEHLQQILDRNTDAWGIKVSNVEVKHIDLPEMMKRAMARQAEAERERRAKVISAEGEFQAAQKLNEAGVVIAKEPIALQLRYLQTLAAIATENNSTTLFPIPIDFFQAFMRKSDRE from the coding sequence ATGGTATATACTCTTGCGCCGATACTGGTCCTGGTGGTGCTGTTCCTGGCATCGGCAATCAGGATACTCAACGAGTACGAGCGGGGCGTTATCTTCAGACTTGGAAGGGTCATTGCCACAAAGGGGCCCGGCCTGATCATCCTGATTCCCATTGTCGACCGGCTTGTCAAAGTGGACATGAGGACCATAACCATGGATGTTCCGCCCCAGGACGTGATTACCCGTGACAACGTCTCGGTAAGCGTCAATGCCGTCATCTATTTCAGGGTGATTACGGCCAATGACGCTGTCATAGAAGTTGAAAACTATCTTTACGCGACATCTCAACTCGCCCAGACAACACTGAGAAGTGTCTGCGGTGAGGTTGAACTGGACGAACTGCTTTCAGAACGGGAGAAGATCAACGAACATCTCCAGCAGATCCTCGACCGGAATACCGATGCATGGGGTATCAAGGTGAGCAACGTGGAGGTCAAGCATATCGACCTGCCTGAAATGATGAAACGTGCCATGGCGAGGCAGGCCGAGGCGGAACGCGAGCGGCGCGCGAAGGTCATTTCCGCGGAAGGTGAATTCCAGGCCGCGCAGAAACTCAACGAGGCGGGTGTTGTCATCGCGAAGGAACCCATAGCGCTCCAATTGAGGTATCTACAGACCCTGGCGGCAATTGCCACAGAGAATAATTCGACGACGCTCTTCCCCATACCCATCGATTTCTTTCAGGCCTTCATGAGAAAGTCCGACAGGGAGTAA